ATTCCTCCCAAATTTCTGCTGTATTATATTGTTCTGGCAATATGACGGTTTACATGACAGCAAATATTTACTGCCACAGGAAGTCCTGCGATATGTGTTGCATAAGTGTTGATATTCACTGCCAGCGCAGTAGTATCTCCGCCAAGCCCCGCAGGTCCTAAACCAATCTGATTGATTTTTTCCAGTAATTCTTCTTCCAGCTCTTTAATATGGGCAAGCTCTGAATGTGTACCGATTTCTCTTGTCAGGGCTTTTTTTGCCAAAATAGCAGCCTTTTCAAAAGTTCCGCCAATTCCCACGCCAACAACAACCGGTGGGCAGGCATTTGGTCCTGCTTCTTTTACGGTGTTGATGATTGCTTCTTTTACGCCTTCAATGCCGTCTGCCGGCTTCAGCATATAAATTTTACTCATGTTCTCGCTTCCGAAGCCTTTGGGTGCTACCATAATTTCCACCTTGTCACCCGGTACAATTTCGTAATGGATAATGGCAGGTGTATTGTCCTTTGTATTTACACGAAGCAAAGGGTCTCCAACCACGGATTTCCTCAGATAACCTTCTGCATATCCCTGTCTTACCCCTTCGTTTACGGCAGCTTCTACGCTTCCGCCTTCAAAGTGTACATCCTGTCCTACCTTTAAAAACACCACTGCCATACCCGTATCCTGACAAATTGGTATCATATCTTCTCCGGCAATATTCAGATTTTCCAAAAGCTGCCCCAAAATCTGCTTTGCCAAAGGCTTTGTCTCTTTTTCATAGGCATTTTTCATTGCCTTGTCCATATCCGGCGCCAGATAGTGATTTGCCTGAATACACATTTCTTTAATATTCTCTGTTAAAAGTTTTACGTCTATACTGCGAACCATGCCAGCTTCCTCCAATTTCTGCTTTACTTCAAATGGTTAGTTAAATGCTTGCTGATATCAATGCGATTAAAATCCTTAATATCATCTGACTGATGTTTTCCCAATAATCCGATTAACATATAGTAGCCGTTTCTTGGGTCTTGCGGATAATCCTTTACTAAAGTAAAATCCTTAATCTTACCTGTACTGGAAATGTGCATTCTCGGACCTAAACACTCTAAAATATAGTCTCCAATCTGCACATGATTTTCATCATAGTAAGATACCGGTAAGTCCCGTTCTACCGCTTCTTTTACTTTTCTTTCCAGCTCATAAATATCTACCTGTGGTTTTTCTTCAAACTCCAATACAAAGCCATGGCGAACATCGGAACGAGGTCCGTCCTGCGCATAGCCCTCTCCCATAAAATGCACACATAAATCTTCCAGCGTATGAGCTGCTTTTCGGTAAGTTACAGACTTATGTACAATTTTGGCAATGTTTTCCGGAAGCGGTCCAAACATATTGGGTCTAGTAATAATAATTTCTTCCCCAATTCCCACCAGTAAATCGGCATTACGTTTCAAAAACGGGAAAATCAGTTCAAAATGTTCTACAATCACCATTTTCCCATTCTTTGCAGCCTCTAAAATCGCTTCCGCAAGCACGTGCATCTGTGTAAATGCAGACTCAAAGCGAATATCCAGATGATACGTATGCGGAGAAAAGGGGTCTTCCAAATTTTCGTGCAATAAAGGCAATGGACGAATATTCACTCCTTCATCATCATTGGTAAGATCCACCCCTGGAAACATACCCTTAATCAAAAGACTTTTTCCTGCGCCTGCATCTCCGATAATCCCAATAATGTGGTCAAAAGGACTTAAATACATCTGACTTAACTGCATCCCCAAATCTGCCATACGGCGGTTTCCTCTGGGAGCAAAATAATAACTGTACAGGTTTCCATCCTGCATTTGTTTTGAATATGCCATATTTTTATTCCTTTTTATTTGCCAGAATAGCCAGTCACATTTTAGTCACCCAAAATGTGCTGGCATATTCCTTCATCCTTATTTCTCAGTATCCTGTCTTATTTTCTTGCTTTACGAAGGGCAAGAATTCTTTCCATTTCGTTGTAAACAATCATGTAGCCTTCGTCAACACCCATACCTGGTTTTGCTAAAATCTGATCTGGTTTTGTAGCCATAGCACAGTTTACACATACCTGAGCGGAACGGTCTGTTTCATTACATGTACCACCCTGATAAGCACCAAAACCTTTTTCCTTACAGTATAATACTGCTTCCACAATATTATTAATTCCACCAAGGTCAGGTGTTTTAATCTGTGCCATGTGACCTGCTTTATTATCTGCAAAATATTTTACATCTTCTAAAGTATTGCACCATTCGTCAGCAACCAGCTCTACGTTGATACCACGTCTGTCCACTTCCTCACGAAGTCCTTTTAAGCAAAGCATCTGTTTTTCTCTTTCCTCTGCATCCATAGGTCCTTCAATTCTCAAATGGAATGGTTTTGCTGCTTCTTCCAGCTCTGCCAGATAATCTGCCATTGCAGGATAATTATCCACACCGAAAATTGCTCCAATTGTTCCATATACGTCAATATGGAATACAGGCATATAATTTTCATCATTGCGAAGTTTCTGTACACGCTGGCTTAACCACTGTACATATTCTTTCAGCAATTCTCCTTTTTCACCCAGTTTCAATTTTACATTGTTAATTAATGCATGAGGCATAACTGCAGCCCCTTTTAAGATCATCTTATCTGCATTGTCATAACGATTGTCACCGGACTGTGTGAAAACAGGAATTGGTTCTTCAGAAACAGTTGTACCATATTCATCTGCTACAACTTCACACATCAGTCTCTTGCTGGATTTTGCAACTGCATCCAAAATTGCCTGGCTGACACCATAGCGAATTGCTGTATGCAGTCTCTTTCCGTCTACCTGAATGTTTTCCAACATTTCACATAAGCCTTTAAAGCTGTCTGCTTCTTTTCCTACTAATTCCGGTTTAATATATTTTTCAATAATCGGAATAAAGTCTTCTGCTAAGAACAATGGGTCTCTTCCGCCTGCTCCGGAATACTGAACGGCAGCACAATCACCCCACGCAATCTGTCCGTCCTCTAAAATCAACATAACGGAAATTGCTTCGCCTGCCTGTCTTACAGACTTAAATCCCGGTGTAACAGTTTCTCCAAAGTAAGCTGCTCCGTCAGCTACTGCTCCTTTTTTAATTGCTCTTTGGTCATCAAAGAAAAATCCGGTTCTTGCTTTCGAACAAACAACATCTACTATTTTCATGATACACTTCTCCTTAAACGTTTGTAATAATTCCTTGTATGCTGCTGTCTTTCTCTTTATTTAGGCTTTCCGACAAGTCTTCCTTTACTGATAGCGTATACATCATCGATTACCATCTGGAAGGAAGCTTTTCTCTTCTCCAGTTTTGCACGATGTTCAATCTTTCCTCTGTTAAAATCAACCAGCTCCTGTGGTAATGGTACGTTTGCTACATTTAAGTAACGAACAGCGCCTTCATTGTCACGTGCCGGAAGCATCTTACCAAAGTTGTAACGGCTTGGTGCAAATGGAATATCAATGACACCGGCTTTTACTGCACGAATAACACCCAGCGCTAAATCTCCCATACCAAGCTCAAAGCATTTATCTACGATGGCACAGGTTTCACCTTTAATAATTGCTTTTTCAAGCTCAAGAGCAGAGCTCTTTAATTCCTGATCTGCCAGCAGAGAAATTGCCTGTTTTGTACAGCGAAGTCCCTGTGCATTTGCTTCCATTGTAGGAACACCCATTGCTTCGTGAGGAGTTTTAACAATAACCTTTGTAGCCTTTGCAAGAGCTGCAACAGAACTTCCCCATGAAATAACGGCGAAGGCTTTTGCCTCATCCTGTGGAAATCCTCCCATCCACTGATGAAGAACAGATGTAACTGTTACATCTTCGTATCCGTATTTGTCCAGATATTCTTCTGTCAATTCTTCCAGAACACGTAAAGCAGCAACGTCCTGCACTAAGTTACCACACTGTCCATAACCAACAGTTACATTTTTTACTCCCTGTTCTGCTGCCAAAAGTGCTTCAATAATTGCAACTGCATTTGACATAGAAGGTGGTACTAAAGTACCTGTAAGTGGTCCGTAAGGTTCACGGTTAATAGAAACTCCCGCTTCTTCATAAATCCCTGTCAAACGGTCTACATACTGCCAGTCATAAATGGTTCTTTCAAGAGGAACATCCTTCGCATAAGGGATATTGTAGGAAATACCACCACCTTCGTAACTGGTAAATCCACCTGCATAACAGATTTCTGTCAGCAATCTGGCATCCGGAGTACCGTGACGTACCTGTACAGGAGTATCCAGATTTTCAATAATCTGACGGCATCCGTATACACCGTGGTTTACAGCCGGAAAACCATTTAACATGGATTTCTGTGTATGAATAGACTCTTTAATACCTACTTCTGCTTCCTCATAACGGTTCTGACGTGTATAGGAGTCAATGGTTGTAGGAAGTAAATCTGCTTCACCTTTATCCTGTAAATACTGTAAAAGCTTAATATGCTCATCAATTAACGCTACACCAGCTCTTGGCTGAATTAAAGTTTTTCTTTCTTTTTTTGCCTGTGACAGCTTTCTGGAAAAGCTTTTTGTTTCAGGCATATTTTTGTGGTATTCTACTGCTTCGTCAAAATCAACGTCTTTTCCTGTTGACCACTGTCCTAAAATCTCTTTTCGAATACCATAGAACTCATCATCAGATAACTTTTTATTTCTTATGTCCATAATAAGCAATCTCCTTCTTCATAATTTCCAGAGCAGCTGCCGGGTAATGCTGTGAAAGCAGTCCCATTGCTGCCAGGATATATTTTCGATCCACCAGGATTTCCGCATTCTCCGGGCGCAAAGAGCCAGAAGTGCTCTCATCATACAGTGCAAACTTTGCAATTTCTTCTGTATGCTTTGCATGTATTAAAGCTCCGCCGGTAACAACTACGTATTTTACTCTGCGCAAATCCTTGCCGCTTTGTAAATACGTTAAACCACATGGTGTATAAACCTGTTCCAGAGAACCTGCATGACGGGATACAGCCGTTTCCACTGCTGCACATGCCAATGCATAATCCATCTTCTCCATTTCCTCATTGTCAGGAATATAATCTGTATGATTACTCAGATAATCTACCAATTCATTCACTTTCTGGCGGTTAATACCGGCTATTTTAGAAAGTCGTCTGTCACCTACTGCTTCCAGAATGCCGTGAACGCTATAACGCATACCGATATCGCCCTCTACGCTTCTTTTTGCATAAGGCTCCTTAATACCTTTCATAACCGTTCCCATATTAGCCGGACTTCCTTCTGCTATGGAATAGATGTCGGTAGT
The DNA window shown above is from Blautia hansenii DSM 20583 and carries:
- a CDS encoding methylaspartate ammonia-lyase, with the protein product MKIVDVVCSKARTGFFFDDQRAIKKGAVADGAAYFGETVTPGFKSVRQAGEAISVMLILEDGQIAWGDCAAVQYSGAGGRDPLFLAEDFIPIIEKYIKPELVGKEADSFKGLCEMLENIQVDGKRLHTAIRYGVSQAILDAVAKSSKRLMCEVVADEYGTTVSEEPIPVFTQSGDNRYDNADKMILKGAAVMPHALINNVKLKLGEKGELLKEYVQWLSQRVQKLRNDENYMPVFHIDVYGTIGAIFGVDNYPAMADYLAELEEAAKPFHLRIEGPMDAEEREKQMLCLKGLREEVDRRGINVELVADEWCNTLEDVKYFADNKAGHMAQIKTPDLGGINNIVEAVLYCKEKGFGAYQGGTCNETDRSAQVCVNCAMATKPDQILAKPGMGVDEGYMIVYNEMERILALRKARK
- a CDS encoding fumarate hydratase; amino-acid sequence: MVRSIDVKLLTENIKEMCIQANHYLAPDMDKAMKNAYEKETKPLAKQILGQLLENLNIAGEDMIPICQDTGMAVVFLKVGQDVHFEGGSVEAAVNEGVRQGYAEGYLRKSVVGDPLLRVNTKDNTPAIIHYEIVPGDKVEIMVAPKGFGSENMSKIYMLKPADGIEGVKEAIINTVKEAGPNACPPVVVGVGIGGTFEKAAILAKKALTREIGTHSELAHIKELEEELLEKINQIGLGPAGLGGDTTALAVNINTYATHIAGLPVAVNICCHVNRHIARTI
- a CDS encoding alanine-tRNA synthetase second additional domain-containing protein; its protein translation is MAYSKQMQDGNLYSYYFAPRGNRRMADLGMQLSQMYLSPFDHIIGIIGDAGAGKSLLIKGMFPGVDLTNDDEGVNIRPLPLLHENLEDPFSPHTYHLDIRFESAFTQMHVLAEAILEAAKNGKMVIVEHFELIFPFLKRNADLLVGIGEEIIITRPNMFGPLPENIAKIVHKSVTYRKAAHTLEDLCVHFMGEGYAQDGPRSDVRHGFVLEFEEKPQVDIYELERKVKEAVERDLPVSYYDENHVQIGDYILECLGPRMHISSTGKIKDFTLVKDYPQDPRNGYYMLIGLLGKHQSDDIKDFNRIDISKHLTNHLK
- a CDS encoding methylaspartate mutase subunit E, producing the protein MDIRNKKLSDDEFYGIRKEILGQWSTGKDVDFDEAVEYHKNMPETKSFSRKLSQAKKERKTLIQPRAGVALIDEHIKLLQYLQDKGEADLLPTTIDSYTRQNRYEEAEVGIKESIHTQKSMLNGFPAVNHGVYGCRQIIENLDTPVQVRHGTPDARLLTEICYAGGFTSYEGGGISYNIPYAKDVPLERTIYDWQYVDRLTGIYEEAGVSINREPYGPLTGTLVPPSMSNAVAIIEALLAAEQGVKNVTVGYGQCGNLVQDVAALRVLEELTEEYLDKYGYEDVTVTSVLHQWMGGFPQDEAKAFAVISWGSSVAALAKATKVIVKTPHEAMGVPTMEANAQGLRCTKQAISLLADQELKSSALELEKAIIKGETCAIVDKCFELGMGDLALGVIRAVKAGVIDIPFAPSRYNFGKMLPARDNEGAVRYLNVANVPLPQELVDFNRGKIEHRAKLEKRKASFQMVIDDVYAISKGRLVGKPK